The sequence ttgtttaattaacaGTTTTGCCAATAAGAAATGCAATTAGTTGTAAATGGAGTGAGAAATTAAGACTATTCTGTGCCATAATCATTTTACAACGGTCTTCAAAGTATTTTTCACCATAGTATCTAAATCCTTCATCATTATTACTTTCTTCTAATGatgtaaatctgttttaatttattaggAGCATGGCAGCGTTTGCAGGGATGTGTGATGGTGGATCCACGGAGGATGGATGTTTGGCAGCTTCCCGTGACGATACCACGCTTAACGCTCTCAACATGGTGCGAAACAAAACTTGAATTGTATAATTTTGACGAAATAATGTAACTCCAGTGCCAACATGTAAAAATATGTGGATATTTTTCCCACCTCAATTTTAGCTTCATGCCAGCCATTATGATGCAGCCAAAGCTCTGCAGCGTCTAGTCAAGAGGCCACTTCCGAAACTGATTGAAAAATGCTGGTCAGAAGATGATGTGGTGAGACAATGTTTTGAAATGGTTCAGTTCTGCAGATTTCTTCCAGAATCTCTTTCTAGCAGTGTCAACAAGCAGTtggataaatgtgaaaaattttaTATGCACTGATTCAGATCATTGTAGCGTTCACTATAGCTGTTAAATCAGGAGCTCTGCTTGAGATGTGCTCAAAAGAACATCTGTCAAAGCTGCAAATCGGCTTGGAAAATCCCTCAAAGTGGCCAATGAAGAACTAAACATCTTTATGAGGATACTTTGTAATTAGAATTTCAGACTTGTTTGGCTACCAgacaacaattaaataaatcagcTTTACTTGACCATTGAACTGTACTAATATTCAGATTATGCCAGAACAGATAATCAGACCAAGACAGAGATATTTGTAATTCATGGACAGaatatgttattttgtcaatgtgTTGAATCAATGGACATAATTCTTATAGTATTTTTATAATTAATTGCTCTGTTTCTGTTACATAAGAATCGGCTCAGTGTCATTTCAGTTCACTTGTGTGATTCATATAGGAAGTAGAAATTGTAGTATAGTGTATATATCATTTACTCATATTTTGTCCCTGTTTGTCTTACAGAAACGCTTCATCAAAGGTCTGAGACAATACGGCAAGAATTTCTTTCGCATCCGGAAAGACTTTCTCCCCAGCAAAAAGACTGTAAGCacgtggttttttttttgttttttttttgtgcatatattgcatgttttcccttaATTATTGGTGTGGAAACCATgattacaatgtttttaataaacaagtgtgtttttgtcattaGGGAGAGCTGATCACATTTTATTACCACTGGAAGAAAACCCCAGAGGCTGCCGGAACCAGAGCTTATCGACAGCAGCGTCGACAACCGTCCTCTCGCAAAACAAAGACTCGGTCTGCGGCCGCTACTGTCAACCCTCCATCTCGCAATTATTCAGGTCAgattcactttttattttacagttctgtggagaagtttgcaTACATTAATCATGTGCATATATTTAGGGCTTTTAAAGACACAaagttgtttgttttgaacGGATTATACGACAAGCAATTgcagttatttttaaaaaacaaatttattgtggattttctctaatccacacaatCAAAACAGACACAAAGGCTCACATGTATACATACACCCCCACTAAAATTGACAAAATGTCTTTTAGGACATTTGACCACACTACTGATCAGAAATGACAGAAGTCATTTAAACTAGTTGGTTGACTATCACAGACCTGGTTTATAAGCATATCCCACAGTTCATTTTTCagtagccccttttccattgtgGGGACTTTCAGCCCGCCACGCATTTTGACACAATTGTACCTAAATAATTTCAATTTCCTAGGTCCACATTTTGCCATATAAAAGGTCTCGGGGTAGGACTTTCAGATTACCCCTGGATTGTTGAGGGGCGGAGTAATGTGCTGAGCAACAATAATTGGTAAACCTTTTTTTGAAGTGTTCTGACTTCGCTCACCCGCCATTTCTTAGAGCCTGTGCgttgttgttttctaaatgttctACTGCCACCTATCAGAGCAGTGGAAACAGAAAtttccagccagaattatgccagggCCTTGTTAATGTCTCCAAAAAGTGTTAAACCAAATGTCGGAGAGCTTGTATGTCTATATATTTAGTCTTATATGAATAAGTATGAACATTTTTGGAATAGACAAAATTCACTGTAATTTCATACTTGTGAACCAAATTCTAGTTTTTAACACTCATTGATGTTTGTTGTATCACCATTCTACCCTGGATAATTAACAGTTTATGAAAAGCCCCAAATCAGTGATATTCAAGCCTGTAATGAGTGTATGCAACCTTCTCACCAGTTCTTTATGTGATGCTTTGTTTTGAATAAAGATGTACAAGTTTGATCCAAAAATGTGTCTTTTCACACAACTGACCTTTACCCGCTGCAGTTGAAGCCAGTTCTGCCAGCGAGGATGATGTCGACAGTGAAGACAGCGAACAGGAAGCAAAGAGCTGCAGCCACTGTGGAACAACAAGTAGGTTTCTTAGCAAAGAGAAGAGCTTTAAACAGCCTCTGAACCTTGCATCTAAAGCCGTTGTTTATTTGTCAGCTTCAAAAGATTGGCACCAGGTTGGGAGAGACAACTCTCTGCTCTGCACGGCTTGCCGCACGTACGAAAACAAACACGGGTGTCTGCCGCCTGCTCCTAAATCTGCAAACGCTTCCTTTATGTTCAAACCTGTTAAAGTGGAAGAAGAGGTGAACAGCAAGCACGGCATGAGAACTCGGCAGAGCAGAGCGCCTGTAAGCTTTCGTCTTCATGTTACCTCACTATTACAACACAAGACAAGTTAGATTTCATAAtatcaaaaaaatctaaattttggAAAACCAACATTTGACCACAATTGTTGTTTTAAACAATAACTACTGTTGGCTGTGTTTTAAAGCAGTTGGCATCATTAAGAAGTGGCCTCAGAAGGTTCACAGGCTCTCCGAGCACAGAGGATTCACAGTCCAGTAACCAGACTTTCCGAACTGGAGGAATCTGTAATTCCTTAAGATCCTCCGCGGATCATAAAAATGACTCcacaaagaaattaaacaagGTAAGCAGCATGTActcataataaaataataaaataatcctTATATCaccattttaaaatatcaataagttgatttaactttgttttattttgtaaaacgtTTATCATTGCATTTTTGAAGACAGTTAAAGGTCATTTGAACACTTCACTAATCTGAGAAGGGGTGTTTTATGACAATAGGAACTAGCAGTACCGACTGTTTACAGACTGGTGTAATCAtgtttaattttgctttttgtgCAGAAGATAAAAGAGGAGGTAACGGCGCCAAAGACAGCAAAACGTGCGCGGGAAAGTCCAGCTCTAGAGTCCGATGAACCTGAAAAAATGACACCTAAAAGGCTAAAGACCCAGGTAAAAGACATACATTCTGTAGTACACAGAACACACCAGATCTGTGGACGCATGTACTTGTGTGGATTTCCTGCTCAAAAACTTTGTATgtctaaaacttaaaaacaaacaaaaaatccagATATGTGATAGATACTGTGCATATGCAAAAATCTAAGCACATTTCTTTTATGCGTTTCACAATGAGGAATTGAGCCACATCAGGGGATACCAGACTCTGTCCTTGACACACCTCCTTTTAAATATGGAAATACTTATAAATATGCTACACAACGTGAGATTCTCCTGGCTGCACAATCAAAACTCATGTCTAGTTCAACCAGATAAAGCCATTCAGTTCAACCACTGATAAGAGATTATATTATAAAGACAAGACAATGTCTTCATAGCACCCCTTGATCCATATCAAGTCTGTGACATGCTTATCAGGGGGATTAATATTTGAATGATTAATTGAATTTTCTCACCAAAACGTCCCCCATCCCGCCCCATGCCATCATCAGAATGAATAAATTCTACAAGGCTGGATTCAGGTTCAGGGAATTCAATTTCAGTATTACCCAGGTCCGGATAAGTATGCAGTGTTTTCTCCACCATTATCCAAGGGGGGCTCTCCCGCCCGCCAATGAGACCGCCTACGCCCTCCTTGGAAGATCACGGCATGTAGTACATTATTAAACGTCTGTACATGCTCAGAGTTTCGTGAGGATGACGGCACTTAAGGCTCCCGCAGAGTTGGGCGTACTGTGGGTCTACCCGACTCCCGACTCTGTGGGAGCCTTCACTCTCCTGCCGCAGTAACTCTCCTACTCCGGTATAGATAATAGCCCCAGCGATTCATGCCCTGCCTCTGACACACAGCAAAAATTCCCTTATCACAGAATGAAAGGTTTTGACCTGGCTTTTCTGCCTGAAGGGAAATACTCCCCCGAGCTGTAGAAGACTGATTTTGGTAAGTAAGTTAATACATCCATGATAGTTagatacagaaaaaaacataaagacagataatatatacatatatattatttatgtaaAGATACACagataaaatacatatattattGTTGTTACATTGTTAACTATCTCCCCAGCAAAAAGACTGTACTACTACATACTACTACTATACATATACTATTGATCTACGGtatgtcatccatccatcctctctccttcatgtcctttcttctttccttccAGTCTTTCCCTTGTTGTACCTTACTTCCTTCTTTCTGCCCTTCCATCTTTCCTTTCTTATCTCCTACGTTCCATGCCGGTACCTCAGGCAAACCCTGCCTGTTCGAAGTATAGTTCAAACAGGAACCTAAAGCAGCCTATTTAGACAATCATCATCTTGAGTAAGAGAATCCTCTCGATCTCTAAATacacattttccttcatttATGCATTTGCAATGatatatgtaataataataataataatgataataatgcaTAGTTAATAATGAAGCCCCTGTTGTTGAGGGTGGTTTCTGCACCACTTTGCATAAGCTTTAATATAGACTCATGGTATCTCATACGTGTGGCTATAACGATTGTTCTGGTATGTAATTGTATTGTGTACCATTGTTTTTGCAATAATAACAGCTCTCCAGCATTCCCACTAAGTGCTGTCAATTAACTTTGGAAATATGCAGAGTTTTAATGAAGCTTTACACATTTCTAGAGGCAGTTTATATTTGATAAATATGAACTTTTGAATGGAAAAGGGCACTTGCTACAATTTTGTTTGTCTGCACCTGTTGTACACGAGGCCCCAGACCTAATGCCCTCTAGAACTGCTTTTCTCCAACTACCTTTTAACATATTCTTGATGGACTGTTTTGATGAATCAAGATGACCTAGAAGTGTTATTCTTTGAATAAAGTTTTGTCTAAATGCCATCAATTTAtatgttagttttattttaagattgagctaacttaaatattaaaaaaacattgaaatcaaTCCATAATTAGTCCTAATTGTTAAATAGTGATTAATATGTTTATGGAGCTTGTCTTTATACTGTAGAAGGATTCAGGCATACGATAGTATTATCTATAAGCAGAGTTTGTTCACATTCTTGGTCCCCTCTTGTCTAAACAAAACTTTTCCCTTTGGCTGCCGAACCCAATTTGGCTTCCCAGGTTTGCTTGTGATTGGTTGATCAGTAGCTTGTGTTTTCCTCTCTGACAGTtcaacatgttttcattttttttttttttttagaatccACGAGGCGGGTCCCGGTCAGAAGGggaagcagaggaagaaagctCTTCAGAAAGCCGCAGTGCTCAGGATGATGGCAGTGACACCAAAGACATTGATCAAGACAACCGCAGCTCCTCTCCAAGCATTTCCAGTCCTCAACAGGGCAATGAGAGCGACTCAGACTCGTCTGCCCAGCCAAACGGGGTCCGAACAGAGGCTGGTACTCCAGCTGTTGTGCAGGCTGACACATTGGTCCTTCAAGCAGTCTCCTCTCCGGACCTTCCCATCCCCCCTCAACCTTCACAAAGCATTGCCTCAGCTGATCTGGCTCAGAGCCCCCCTCCATCCTCTCCAGACCCCCCACAGTCGACATCTGCTCAGTCACCTTCCACAGCTGGCTCAGGCTGCCGAGCACAGCTGGTCACTGCTTCACGGCCTACACCACTAGCAGCAGTGGGTCAGgaccctcctcctgctcctgcATTGCACTTCTCACCTTCTGTCAACTCCACACAGCCCCTGCAGCCAAACGGCTCACCACCTCAGACCCCTCCTCGTTCTGTGCCCTTCTTTAGGGATGCTCAGCTCCTGCACCCACCTCTTACTAGCCCCCAAGTCAAGCCTCCTCCCACAACCCCAATTCCAccatcacacaaacagctgccGCACCCATCTTCGGCACCTTTCCCCCAGACGCCCTCTAATCTCCCACCTCCTCCTGCCCTGAAGCCCCTTAACTCTCTCCCCAACCAGCATCCTCCAGGcgcccctcctcctcctctgcagcTCATGCCGCATCCTTTGCCCACACATTCAGCTCCATCCCAACTTCCAGTGTCCTCTCAGGTGCAGAACAACCCTGGGAAAAGCATGACCTCTTCCCTCCCGGTAGCTCCAGTTTCGCTCCCTCCCACATCCTCCGCTGCCGGCCCCGTCCCAAACCTGCAGCCATCCTTCCCACCCCTTcctcccagaccatcactgaacTCTGCTGCAGGAGGAACACAAGTTCAGATTAAAGAAGAGCCGTTGGACGAGGCGGAGGAGCCTGAGAGCCCCCCGTCTCCTCCCCGGAGCCCCTCACCAGAACCTACTGTTGTCAACATGGCTAGCCATGCCAGTCAGTCTGCTAGGTATGTTTAAAGTTGTTCCATGAAGCGAGAAAAATaatgcagatttttatttgaacttgTTACATAAAGACCCACTCAAATACGTTAAAAACTTTGGTTATAgcataaaaaatttgaaaatcttCAAGTGggttaaatacttttgcagacgTTTTAATGTCAGGTTGATAGTTTTTGCTCATTAAAGCTTATTGTTATGACCTCTTTCAGGTTTATAACACATTTGGATCGTGGCTACAACTCCTGTGCAAGGACAGATCTTTTCTTTACTCCGCTGTCGACTTCCAAGCTGGCCAAGAAAAGGGAGGACGCTGTTGAAAGATTGAGGAGAGAGGCTGAGCTCAGCGCTCGGCAAGAACGTGAACGAGAGAAAGACAGGGAGCGGGATAGAGAGGCAGATAGAAACTCTGTGAGACTCACTTTCGTTTGTTGCttataaaaaaatctttctcttaaaacatcaaaacatttctctgaCACCGATTTTTTCTTTCAGAGGGCGTCCAGCTCTTCCCATGACAGTCGCATGAGTGAGGTGCAGATGACCGCTCAAATCCATGGTCGACCCTCCTTTGAACAGCCTCCCACCACTGTAGCAGCCGTGCCCCCTTACATCGGCCCGGACACGCCAGCCATGCGGAGCCTGAATGACTATGCTCGGCCCCACGTCATGTCCCCCTCCAACCGCAACCATCCGTTCTACGTCTCCTTGAGCCCAGGCGACCCCCTGCTGGCCTATTACATGCCTGGCCTGTACAGCACGGATCCCAGCCTCAGAGAGCGGGAGCTGAGGAACTTCAGGGAGCGAGAGCTACGTGAAAGAATGAAGCCTGGCTTCGAGGTCAAACCCCCAGACCTTGAAACCCTACACACATCAGCCACCCACTTGGAGCATTTTGCAAGACATGGGGCTCTGGCTCTTCCCCACATGCCTGGACCTTCCCACCCTTTTGCACCGTTCCATCCAGGGCTGAGCCACCTGGAGCGGGAGAGGTTGGCGCTGGCAGGGCCTCAGATGCGCCCGGAGCTGAGTTATGCCGAGAGGCTCACTGCAGAGCGCCTACACGCTGAGAGGATGGCTTCTGT comes from Girardinichthys multiradiatus isolate DD_20200921_A chromosome 20, DD_fGirMul_XY1, whole genome shotgun sequence and encodes:
- the rereb gene encoding arginine-glutamic acid dipeptide repeats protein isoform X1, which produces MDDLFSPRRSLNSTQGEIRVGPSHQAKLPELQPRPALGAQTQTENEELMWTPGVNDCDLLMYLRAARSMAAFAGMCDGGSTEDGCLAASRDDTTLNALNMLHASHYDAAKALQRLVKRPLPKLIEKCWSEDDVKRFIKGLRQYGKNFFRIRKDFLPSKKTGELITFYYHWKKTPEAAGTRAYRQQRRQPSSRKTKTRSAAATVNPPSRNYSVEASSASEDDVDSEDSEQEAKSCSHCGTTTSKDWHQVGRDNSLLCTACRTYENKHGCLPPAPKSANASFMFKPVKVEEEVNSKHGMRTRQSRAPQLASLRSGLRRFTGSPSTEDSQSSNQTFRTGGICNSLRSSADHKNDSTKKLNKKIKEEVTAPKTAKRARESPALESDEPEKMTPKRLKTQNPRGGSRSEGEAEEESSSESRSAQDDGSDTKDIDQDNRSSSPSISSPQQGNESDSDSSAQPNGVRTEAGTPAVVQADTLVLQAVSSPDLPIPPQPSQSIASADLAQSPPPSSPDPPQSTSAQSPSTAGSGCRAQLVTASRPTPLAAVGQDPPPAPALHFSPSVNSTQPLQPNGSPPQTPPRSVPFFRDAQLLHPPLTSPQVKPPPTTPIPPSHKQLPHPSSAPFPQTPSNLPPPPALKPLNSLPNQHPPGAPPPPLQLMPHPLPTHSAPSQLPVSSQVQNNPGKSMTSSLPVAPVSLPPTSSAAGPVPNLQPSFPPLPPRPSLNSAAGGTQVQIKEEPLDEAEEPESPPSPPRSPSPEPTVVNMASHASQSARFITHLDRGYNSCARTDLFFTPLSTSKLAKKREDAVERLRREAELSARQEREREKDRERDREADRNSRASSSSHDSRMSEVQMTAQIHGRPSFEQPPTTVAAVPPYIGPDTPAMRSLNDYARPHVMSPSNRNHPFYVSLSPGDPLLAYYMPGLYSTDPSLRERELRNFRERELRERMKPGFEVKPPDLETLHTSATHLEHFARHGALALPHMPGPSHPFAPFHPGLSHLERERLALAGPQMRPELSYAERLTAERLHAERMASVATDPAARLQMLNVTPHHHQHSHIHSHLHLHQQDPLGQGSSPHPLVDQLATGPRLARFPFPAGPIPNPLLADLPHDHEMLRHPLFGAAYPRELQGPIPHMSASHQLQAMHAQSAELQRMAMEQQWLHGHHLHGGPLPSQEDYYSRLKKEGDKPS
- the rereb gene encoding arginine-glutamic acid dipeptide repeats protein isoform X3, with translation MDDLFSPRRSLNSTQGEIRVGPSHQAKLPELQPRPALGAQTQTENEELMWTPGVNDCDLLMYLRAARSMAAFAGMCDGGSTEDGCLAASRDDTTLNALNMLHASHYDAAKALQRLVKRPLPKLIEKCWSEDDVKRFIKGLRQYGKNFFRIRKDFLPSKKTGELITFYYHWKKTPEAAGTRAYRQQRRQPSSRKTKTRSAAATVNPPSRNYSVEASSASEDDVDSEDSEQEAKSCSHCGTTTSKDWHQVGRDNSLLCTACRTYENKHGCLPPAPKSANASFMFKPVKVEEEVNSKHGMRTRQSRAPQLASLRSGLRRFTGSPSTEDSQSSNQTFRTGGICNSLRSSADHKNDSTKKLNKIKEEVTAPKTAKRARESPALESDEPEKMTPKRLKTQNPRGGSRSEGEAEEESSSESRSAQDDGSDTKDIDQDNRSSSPSISSPQQGNESDSDSSAQPNGVRTEAGTPAVVQADTLVLQAVSSPDLPIPPQPSQSIASADLAQSPPPSSPDPPQSTSAQSPSTAGSGCRAQLVTASRPTPLAAVGQDPPPAPALHFSPSVNSTQPLQPNGSPPQTPPRSVPFFRDAQLLHPPLTSPQVKPPPTTPIPPSHKQLPHPSSAPFPQTPSNLPPPPALKPLNSLPNQHPPGAPPPPLQLMPHPLPTHSAPSQLPVSSQVQNNPGKSMTSSLPVAPVSLPPTSSAAGPVPNLQPSFPPLPPRPSLNSAAGGTQVQIKEEPLDEAEEPESPPSPPRSPSPEPTVVNMASHASQSARFITHLDRGYNSCARTDLFFTPLSTSKLAKKREDAVERLRREAELSARQEREREKDRERDREADRNSRASSSSHDSRMSEVQMTAQIHGRPSFEQPPTTVAAVPPYIGPDTPAMRSLNDYARPHVMSPSNRNHPFYVSLSPGDPLLAYYMPGLYSTDPSLRERELRNFRERELRERMKPGFEVKPPDLETLHTSATHLEHFARHGALALPHMPGPSHPFAPFHPGLSHLERERLALAGPQMRPELSYAERLTAERLHAERMASVATDPAARLQMLNVTPHHHQHSHIHSHLHLHQQDPLGQGSSPHPLVDQLATGPRLARFPFPAGPIPNPLLADLPHDHEMLRHPLFGAAYPRELQGPIPHMSASHQLQAMHAQSAELQRMAMEQQWLHGHHLHGGPLPSQEDYYSRLKKEGDKPS
- the rereb gene encoding arginine-glutamic acid dipeptide repeats protein isoform X2 — protein: MDDLFSPRRSLNSTQGEIRVGPSHQAKLPELQPRPALGAQTQTENEELMWTPGVNDCDLLMYLRAARSMAAFAGMCDGGSTEDGCLAASRDDTTLNALNMLHASHYDAAKALQRLVKRPLPKLIEKCWSEDDVKRFIKGLRQYGKNFFRIRKDFLPSKKTGELITFYYHWKKTPEAAGTRAYRQQRRQPSSRKTKTRSAAATVNPPSRNYSVEASSASEDDVDSEDSEQEAKSCSHCGTTTSKDWHQVGRDNSLLCTACRTYENKHGCLPPAPKSANASFMFKPVKVEEEVNSKHGMRTRQSRAPLASLRSGLRRFTGSPSTEDSQSSNQTFRTGGICNSLRSSADHKNDSTKKLNKKIKEEVTAPKTAKRARESPALESDEPEKMTPKRLKTQNPRGGSRSEGEAEEESSSESRSAQDDGSDTKDIDQDNRSSSPSISSPQQGNESDSDSSAQPNGVRTEAGTPAVVQADTLVLQAVSSPDLPIPPQPSQSIASADLAQSPPPSSPDPPQSTSAQSPSTAGSGCRAQLVTASRPTPLAAVGQDPPPAPALHFSPSVNSTQPLQPNGSPPQTPPRSVPFFRDAQLLHPPLTSPQVKPPPTTPIPPSHKQLPHPSSAPFPQTPSNLPPPPALKPLNSLPNQHPPGAPPPPLQLMPHPLPTHSAPSQLPVSSQVQNNPGKSMTSSLPVAPVSLPPTSSAAGPVPNLQPSFPPLPPRPSLNSAAGGTQVQIKEEPLDEAEEPESPPSPPRSPSPEPTVVNMASHASQSARFITHLDRGYNSCARTDLFFTPLSTSKLAKKREDAVERLRREAELSARQEREREKDRERDREADRNSRASSSSHDSRMSEVQMTAQIHGRPSFEQPPTTVAAVPPYIGPDTPAMRSLNDYARPHVMSPSNRNHPFYVSLSPGDPLLAYYMPGLYSTDPSLRERELRNFRERELRERMKPGFEVKPPDLETLHTSATHLEHFARHGALALPHMPGPSHPFAPFHPGLSHLERERLALAGPQMRPELSYAERLTAERLHAERMASVATDPAARLQMLNVTPHHHQHSHIHSHLHLHQQDPLGQGSSPHPLVDQLATGPRLARFPFPAGPIPNPLLADLPHDHEMLRHPLFGAAYPRELQGPIPHMSASHQLQAMHAQSAELQRMAMEQQWLHGHHLHGGPLPSQEDYYSRLKKEGDKPS